One Deltaproteobacteria bacterium DNA window includes the following coding sequences:
- a CDS encoding isoprenyl transferase, translating into MSDAVQMEHLSSVPRHVAIIMDGNGRWAQSRGLKRIEGHKAGAKSVRAVVEESRRLGIEYLTLFSFSTENWQRSKDEVDSLMQLFKQYLDSELSDLLKNDIRLRAVGDLGRLPSYVRVALERNIESTKSNKALELVLAISYGAREEILAAAKSIATKVKDGKLDVRHITVDDFSSSLWTSGIPDPDLLIRTSGEMRVSNFLLWQIAYSEIVVTEELWPDFDKGVFLECIARFQQRERRFGLTKEQIELQKNGGGSTSSKEADQIGVLSAEGKAQIGLHLKE; encoded by the coding sequence ATGAGCGATGCTGTTCAGATGGAACATTTGTCCTCGGTTCCTCGGCACGTTGCTATCATTATGGACGGCAATGGTAGATGGGCTCAGTCTCGCGGTTTAAAGCGCATTGAGGGCCATAAGGCGGGGGCAAAGAGTGTAAGAGCGGTAGTGGAGGAGAGTCGTCGCCTGGGAATAGAATACCTTACACTATTTAGCTTTTCCACAGAAAACTGGCAGCGCTCTAAAGACGAAGTGGACTCCCTGATGCAGCTTTTTAAGCAGTATTTGGATTCGGAACTTAGCGATTTGTTAAAAAACGATATTCGCTTGCGTGCCGTCGGAGATTTGGGGCGACTTCCCAGCTATGTGCGCGTGGCGCTCGAGAGGAATATCGAGAGCACAAAGAGCAATAAGGCGTTGGAGCTAGTATTGGCCATTAGCTACGGTGCGAGAGAAGAGATTTTAGCGGCCGCAAAAAGCATTGCGACCAAAGTTAAGGATGGCAAGCTGGATGTTCGGCATATTACGGTCGATGATTTCTCTTCTTCGCTGTGGACGTCTGGCATTCCGGATCCCGATTTGTTAATTCGCACTAGTGGCGAAATGAGAGTTTCTAATTTTTTGTTGTGGCAAATTGCGTATAGCGAAATAGTTGTTACTGAAGAGCTCTGGCCTGACTTCGACAAGGGAGTTTTCCTCGAATGCATTGCTAGATTTCAGCAGCGCGAACGGCGATTTGGCTTAACCAAAGAACAGATCGAGCTGCAAAAAAATGGCGGCGGTAGTACCAGTAGTAAGGAGGCCGACCAAATAGGCGTTCTATCGGCTGAAGGCAAGGCGCAAATTGGGCTTCATTTAAAGGAATGA
- a CDS encoding phosphatidate cytidylyltransferase, whose translation MLRERLITAGILLPPIALILYLGGYFLVSLSIACFLIINYEFFSFTCSYSRREILRLTICSFLMPLGYCWRGWEGLALAFILAVYVALVLQVVIVEREAHEPNYSRSLPASMLGFCYTGLLGSLMIIYASKSQAHIMVTWLLALVIFSDSGAYFGGRFFGGDKLAPRISPNKTISGAISGMLCALFGSLLFSYILELPVSVSLLIPFSIVAGVLAQIGDLVQSMIKRAFGVKDVSNLLPGHGGLLDRIDAFLFALPVLFFLS comes from the coding sequence ATGTTGCGAGAGCGATTGATTACTGCCGGTATCCTCCTGCCCCCTATTGCATTAATATTATATCTTGGCGGTTACTTCTTAGTTTCTCTAAGCATCGCTTGCTTCCTCATCATAAACTATGAGTTTTTCTCGTTTACTTGCTCATATTCGCGGCGAGAAATACTGCGCCTAACCATCTGCAGTTTCTTAATGCCGCTCGGATATTGCTGGCGTGGTTGGGAAGGACTTGCGCTAGCGTTTATTTTAGCCGTTTATGTTGCCTTGGTGTTACAAGTTGTGATTGTCGAACGAGAGGCTCACGAGCCTAATTATAGTCGATCGTTGCCTGCATCAATGCTGGGATTTTGCTATACGGGTTTGTTGGGAAGTTTGATGATTATCTATGCAAGCAAGAGCCAAGCTCATATTATGGTTACTTGGCTCCTTGCTTTAGTCATATTTTCTGATAGCGGAGCGTATTTTGGTGGGCGCTTTTTTGGTGGCGATAAACTCGCACCACGGATAAGTCCAAATAAGACTATATCTGGCGCAATTAGCGGAATGCTCTGTGCGTTGTTTGGTTCGCTCCTTTTTTCCTATATTCTAGAGTTACCGGTGAGCGTTTCACTGCTGATCCCATTTTCGATAGTTGCGGGTGTTCTTGCGCAAATTGGCGATTTAGTGCAGTCGATGATTAAACGAGCGTTTGGCGTAAAAGATGTTTCTAACCTTTTGCCGGGTCACGGTGGGCTGCTCGACCGCATAGATGCCTTTTTGTTTGCCCTTCCAGTCTTGTTTTTTCTATCTTAG
- a CDS encoding 1-deoxy-D-xylulose-5-phosphate reductoisomerase encodes MSLKHGNIAVVGSTGSIGKQTLDVVRLHPDKFCVKALAARRDVETLVRQVREFSPEYVAVLDDSSRKTLQREVGTSCIVESGEEAICTAATLPSVNIAVASIVGFAGLRSVIAAIKAHKHVALANKESLVAGGALVNAVLKQSSSVLIPVDSEHSSIYQCLNRGVAGNGNVGAASCGITKIVLTASGGPFFKMDARDFSRITVSQALNHPRWSMGAKISIDSATLMNKGLEVIEAAHLFDLPAEQIDILIHPQSIVHGLVEYKDGTVIAALSETDMRVPISYALGNLYERVCPNGSRADVAAGGRIANGVSVLDLAKRSPLEFFSPDRDKFKALDLCYSALRTGPSATVVLNAANEVAVEAFLGQEIGFRQICDVVESTLEGHAAKPVEDIESIMVLDSWARQYASNQIHSFRA; translated from the coding sequence GTGTCGCTCAAACATGGAAATATTGCAGTCGTTGGTTCTACGGGATCAATTGGCAAGCAAACTCTTGATGTGGTTCGCTTGCATCCGGACAAGTTTTGCGTGAAAGCTTTGGCTGCAAGGCGCGACGTCGAAACTTTAGTCAGGCAGGTGCGGGAATTTTCTCCGGAATACGTTGCGGTATTAGATGATAGCTCACGAAAAACTCTCCAGCGCGAAGTCGGGACTTCCTGTATTGTAGAGTCAGGCGAGGAAGCAATTTGCACGGCTGCCACTTTGCCGTCAGTAAATATCGCAGTTGCTAGTATTGTGGGGTTTGCAGGACTTCGATCGGTAATTGCAGCCATTAAGGCGCATAAGCATGTAGCTTTGGCTAATAAGGAGTCGCTCGTTGCGGGCGGTGCGCTGGTGAATGCGGTCCTTAAACAAAGCTCGTCGGTGCTAATACCCGTAGATTCTGAGCACAGCAGCATATATCAGTGTTTAAATCGCGGAGTTGCTGGAAATGGAAATGTTGGCGCTGCTAGTTGTGGCATAACAAAAATTGTTCTTACCGCTTCTGGTGGGCCGTTTTTTAAAATGGATGCTAGAGATTTTTCGCGCATTACAGTCTCTCAGGCATTAAACCACCCGCGATGGAGCATGGGCGCAAAAATTTCCATTGATTCGGCGACTTTGATGAACAAGGGTTTAGAGGTTATAGAAGCTGCTCATTTGTTTGATTTACCGGCGGAGCAAATTGATATTCTCATTCATCCGCAAAGCATAGTTCATGGATTGGTCGAGTACAAAGACGGCACGGTAATAGCGGCACTGTCTGAGACTGATATGCGCGTTCCGATTTCGTATGCGCTAGGGAATCTTTATGAACGCGTTTGTCCGAATGGGTCACGCGCAGACGTGGCGGCGGGTGGGCGCATTGCAAACGGAGTGTCGGTTTTGGATTTAGCAAAGCGCAGTCCGCTCGAGTTTTTTTCGCCGGATAGGGATAAATTTAAAGCCTTAGATCTTTGCTATAGTGCGCTTAGAACCGGCCCATCTGCTACTGTCGTGCTAAATGCTGCTAATGAAGTAGCGGTCGAGGCTTTTTTGGGACAGGAAATTGGTTTTCGGCAAATTTGCGATGTCGTTGAATCGACATTGGAGGGCCATGCAGCAAAACCAGTGGAAGATATAGAGAGTATTATGGTGCTCGATTCATGGGCTCGCCAATACGCATCTAATCAGATACATTCATTTAGGGCGTAG